Proteins from a genomic interval of Betta splendens chromosome 10, fBetSpl5.4, whole genome shotgun sequence:
- the slc9a6a gene encoding sodium/hydrogen exchanger 6a yields MSLRVSVSAAWRATRTLWLLLLVSLSVSICVCRASSPQEEDSAMENIVTEKRAEESHRQDSADLLIFIMLLTLTILTIWLFKHRRFRFLHETGLAMIYGLIVGVVLRYGIHVPRDVSNVTLSCHVNASPATILVNVSGKFYEYALKGEISGNEVNEVQDNEMLRKVTFDPEVFFNILLPPIIFHAGYSLKRRHFFRNMGSILAFAFLGTVISCFVIGLLMYGCVMLMKQLRQLDGDFFFTDCLFFGAIVSATDPVTVLAIFNELQVDADLYALLFGESVLNDAVAVVLSSSIVAYQPQGDNSHTFEVMALLKSFGIFLGVFSGSFALGVATGVVTALVTKFTKLRDFQLLETALFFLMSWSTFLLAEACGFTGVVAVLFCGITQAHYTYNNLSPESQDRTKQLFELLNFLAENFIFSYMGLTLFTFQSHAFNPMFIVGAFLAVFLGRAANIYPLSFLLNLGRRNKIRSNFQHMMMFAGLRGAMTFALSIRDTATYARQMMFSTTLLVVFFTVWICGGGTTQMLSCQRIRVGVDSDQDNSMSIAEGSERRSTKQESAWLFRIWYNFDHNYLKPILTHSGPPLTATLPPCCGPLARFLTSPQAYENEGQLKNDDSDLILTDNLSYGDITVSTDETGAHTSGGPSAFAGAASEDLDRELAYGDHELVMRGTRLVLPMDDSELPFTDPHHRFRM; encoded by the exons ATGTCGCTCAGAGTGAGTGTCAGCGCAGCCTGGAGGGCAACGCGGacgctgtggctgctgctgctggtgagtcTGTCCGTGAGCATCTGTGTGTGCCGAGCATCATCACcccaggaggaggacagtgcCATGGAGAACATCGTTACggagaaaagggcagaggaGAGCCACCGGCAGGACAGCGCCGACCTGCTCATCTTCATCATGCTCCTCACCCTCACCATCCTCACCATCTGGCTGTTCAAACACCGGCGCTTCAGGTTCCTGCACGAAAcgggactggcgatgatttacG GACTAATTGTCGGCGTGGTCCTGCGATACGGCATCCACGTGCCTCGAGACGTCAGCAACGTGACGCTCAGCTGCCACGTCAACGCCAGCCCCGCCACCATCCTGGTCAACGTCAGCGGCAAATTCTACGAGTACGCGCTGAAGGGGGAGATCAGTGGCAACGAGGTGAACGAGGTGCAGGACAACGAGATGCTGCGCAAG gtgacctttgaccctgaagTGTTCTTCAATATTCTTCTACCGCCCATCATTTTCCACGCTGGCTACAGCTTGAAAAGG AGACACTTCTTTCGTAACATGGGTTCCATTCTGGCTTTTGCCTTTCTGGGCacagttatttcctgttttgtcattgg GCTGCTGATGTACGGCTGCGTCATGCTCATGAAGCAGCTTAGACAGCTGGACGGAGACTTCTTCTTCACGGATTGCCTCTTTTTTGGGGCTATTGTCTCGGCCACAGACCCTG TGACGGTCCTGGCGATCTTCAACGAGCTGCAGGTCGACGCGGACCTTTACGCGTTGCTGTTTGGAGAGAGCGTGCTCAACGATGCCGTGGCCGTGGTCCTCTCCTC GTCTATTGTGGCCTATCAGCCCCAAGGAGACAACAGTCACACCTTCGAGGTCATGGCCTTGCTGAAGTCCTTTGGCATTTTCCTCGGGGTTTTCAGCGGCTCCTTCGCTCTGGGAGTTGCCACAGGAGTCGTCACCGCTCTA GTGACCAAATTCACAAAACTGAGGgacttccagctgctggagacggCGCTCTTCTTCCTTATGTCGTGGAGCACTTTCCTTCTGGCTGAGGCCTGTGGTTTCACAG GTGTGGTAGCGGTGCTGTTCTGTGGAATCACTCAGGCCCACTACACCTACAACAACCTGTCCCCCGAGTCCCAGGACAGGACCAAGCAG ctgtttgagctgctgaATTTCCTGGCGGAGAACTTCATTTTCTCCTACATGGGTCTGACCCTGTTCACCTTCCAGAGTCACGCCTTCAACCCGATGTTCATCGTTGGAGCTTTT CTGGCAGTGTTCCTGGGAAGAGCTGCTAACATTTACCCGCTGTCTTTCCTTCTCAACCTGGGAAGACGCAACAAGATCAGGTCTAACTTCCAGCACATGATGATGTTTGCAG GTTTGCGCGGCGCTATGACCTTTGCCCTGTCCATCAGAGACACGGCCACATACGCCCGTCAGATGATGTTCTCCACCACTTTGCTTGTGGTCTTCTTCACGGTTTGGATCTGTGGCGGCGGCACCACCCAGATGCTGTCGTGCCAGCGCATACG AGTGGGCGTAGACTCTGATCAAGATAACTCT ATGAGTATCGCTGAGGGGTCAGAGAGAAGAAGCACCAAACAGGAAAGTGCTTGGCTTTTCAGAATTTGGTACAACTTTGACCACAA CTACCTGAAGCCCATCCTGACTCACAGCGGCCCCCCTCTCACAGCCACGCTGCCTCCCTGCTGCGGGCCCCTCGCCCGCTTCCTCACCAGTCCTCAGGCTTATGAG aaCGAGGGCCAGCTGAAGAACGACGACTCGGACCTCATCCTCACGGACAACCTGTCGTACGGCGACATCACGGTCAGCACCGATGAAACGGGCGCTCACACCAGCGGCGGACCTTCGGCCttcgccggcgccgcctcggaGGACTTGGACCGAGAGCTGGCGTACGGCGATCACGAGCTGGTGATGAGGGGCACGCGCCTGGTGCTGCCCATGGATGACTCGGAGCTGCCCTTCACAGACCCCCACCACCGCTTCCGCATGTGA
- the fhl1a gene encoding four and a half LIM domains protein 1a isoform X2, whose amino-acid sequence MTDRFDCYYCRDNLHGKKYVKKDDKHVCTKCFDKLCANTCAECRRPIGADSKELHHKNRYWHEDCFRCAKCYKPLASEPFAARDDGKIMCGKCSSREDGNRCQGCYKVVLPGAKNVEYKNKMWHEECFTCFECKQPIRTQSFLTKGDDIYCAPCHDKKFAKKCFCCKQPITSGGISYQDQPWHSECFVCHTCRKALAGARFTSHEDKVYCVDCYKTDVAKKCHGCKNPITGFGHGTNVVNYEGYSWHEYCFNCKKCSLSLANKRFVINGDHIYCPDCAKKL is encoded by the exons ATGACCGACCGCTTCGACTGCTACTACTGCCGCGACAACCTGCACGGCAAGAAGTACGTGAAGAAGGACGACAAGCACGTGTGCACCAAGTGCTTCGACAAGCTGTGCGCCAACACCTGCGCGGAGTGCCGGCGTCCCATCGGCGCCGACTCCAAG GAGCTGCACCATAAGAACCGCTACTGGCacgaggactgcttccgctgcGCCAAGTGCTACAAGCCGCTGGCCAGCGAGCCGTTCGCCGCGCGCGACGACGGCAAGATCATGTGCGGCAAGTGCAGCTCCCGGGAGGACGGCAACCGGTGCCAGGGCTGCTATAAGGTGGTCCTGccag GCGCCAAGAATGTGGAGTATAAGAACAAGATGTGGCACGAGGAGTGCTTCACGTGCTTTGAATGCAAGCAGCCAATCCGCACGCAGAGCTTCCTGACCAAGGGCGACGACATCTACTGCGCTCCCTGCCACGACAAGAAGTTTGCCAAGAAATGCTTCTGCTGCAAGCAG CCCATCACCTCCGGGGGAATCAGCTACCAGGACCAGCCCTGGCACTCCGAGTGCTTCGTGTGTCACACCTGCCGCAAGGCTCTGGCCGGAGCGCGCTTCACCTCCCACGAGGACAAAGTCTACTGCGTGGACTGCTACAAGACCGACGTGGCCAAGAAGTGCCACGGCTGCAAGAACCCGATCACAG GGTTCGGCCACGGCACCAACGTGGTGAACTACGAGGGCTACTCCTGGCACGAGTACTGCTTCAACTGCAAGAAGTGCAGCCTGTCACTGGCCAACAAGCGCTTCGTCATCAACGGAGATCACATCTACTGCCCCGACTGCGCCAAGAAGCTGTGA
- the taf7 gene encoding transcription initiation factor TFIID subunit 7 — protein MTSKIKVGKVGSKNKEDAPYELENQFVLRLPQEYASTVRRIAQSGSMNMKDRLTIELHPDGRHGIVRVDRVPLACKLVDLPCMIESLKTVDKKTFYKTADVCQMLVCTLDGDLYPPLEEPTGTDPKSKKKDKDKDKKFVWNHGITCPLKNTRKRRFRKTAKKKYIESPDVEKEVKRLLSTDADAVSVRWEVIAEDESKEADQHGSLSHLDSSPGTSGHKMGHGSSQRDELREIFNDISSSSEDEEDEGDRHEDEDLNIMDTEDDLVRQLQDKLNESDSAQNESDRNNQIVMEYQVQINSVKSKLQDTRARKKQQEELIMKVENQALKNRFQALLNEIIQQEEREMEQLASLQEQLDSLIEK, from the exons ATGACGTCTAAGATAAAAG TTGGGAAAGTGGGCTCCAAGAATAAGGAAGATGCTCCCTACGAGTTGGAGAACCAGTTTGTCCTGCGGCTTCCTCAG GAGTACGCCTCAACAGTGAGAAGGATTGCCCAGTCCGGCAGTATGAACATGAAGGACAGACTTACCATTGAGTTGCACC ctgaTGGTCGTCATGGGATTGTGAGAGTAGATCGCGTCCCTTTGGCCTGCAAGCTAGTGGATCTACCATGTATGATTGAGTCTCTGAAAACCGTGGACAAGAAGACATTTTACAAAACGGCTGATGTCTGCCAG ATGCTGGTATGTACACTAGATGGAGACCTCTACCCTCCTTTAGAAGAGCCAACTGGCACTGACCCTAAGAgcaagaagaaagacaaagacaaggacAAGAAGTTTGTTTGGAACCATGGCA TCACCTGCCCTCTGAAGAACACTCGCAAAAGAAGATTTCGGAAGACTGCGAAAAAGAAG tACATCGAGTCCCCTGATGTGGAAAAGGAGGTGAAGAGATTGCTGAGTACAGACGCTGATGCTGTCAGTGTTC GGTGGGAAGTGATAGCAGAAGATGAATCCAAGGAGGCAGACCAGCATGGCTCTCTGTCCCACCTTGACTCGTCACCAGGCACCTCGGGGCACAAGATGGGTCACGGTTCTT CCCAGCGTGACGAACTGAGAGAGATCTTCAACgacatcagcagctccagtgaggacgaggaggacgaagggGACCGGCACGAGGACGAGGACCTGAATATCATGGACACAGAAGATGATCTAGTCCGACAGCTGCAAGACAAACTCAACGAGTCTGATTCTGCACAGAATGAAAGCGACAGAAACAACCAGATAG TTATGGAGTATCAGGTTCAGATCAACAGCGTCAAGAGCAAGCTGCAGGACACCCGTGCTCGgaagaaacagcaggaggagctcaTCATGAAAGTGGAAAACCAGGCTCTCAAA AACCGTTTCCAAGCCCTGTTGAATGAAATCAtacagcaggaggagcgggagaTGGAGCAG CTGGCCTcactgcaggagcagctggactCACTCATCGAGAAgtga
- the fhl1a gene encoding four and a half LIM domains protein 1a isoform X1, with protein sequence MSFYRHSGPRSYLTSTMTDRFDCYYCRDNLHGKKYVKKDDKHVCTKCFDKLCANTCAECRRPIGADSKELHHKNRYWHEDCFRCAKCYKPLASEPFAARDDGKIMCGKCSSREDGNRCQGCYKVVLPGAKNVEYKNKMWHEECFTCFECKQPIRTQSFLTKGDDIYCAPCHDKKFAKKCFCCKQPITSGGISYQDQPWHSECFVCHTCRKALAGARFTSHEDKVYCVDCYKTDVAKKCHGCKNPITGFGHGTNVVNYEGYSWHEYCFNCKKCSLSLANKRFVINGDHIYCPDCAKKL encoded by the exons ATGTCTTTCTACAGACACTCAG GTCCCAGGAGCTACCTCACCTCCACCATGACCGACCGCTTCGACTGCTACTACTGCCGCGACAACCTGCACGGCAAGAAGTACGTGAAGAAGGACGACAAGCACGTGTGCACCAAGTGCTTCGACAAGCTGTGCGCCAACACCTGCGCGGAGTGCCGGCGTCCCATCGGCGCCGACTCCAAG GAGCTGCACCATAAGAACCGCTACTGGCacgaggactgcttccgctgcGCCAAGTGCTACAAGCCGCTGGCCAGCGAGCCGTTCGCCGCGCGCGACGACGGCAAGATCATGTGCGGCAAGTGCAGCTCCCGGGAGGACGGCAACCGGTGCCAGGGCTGCTATAAGGTGGTCCTGccag GCGCCAAGAATGTGGAGTATAAGAACAAGATGTGGCACGAGGAGTGCTTCACGTGCTTTGAATGCAAGCAGCCAATCCGCACGCAGAGCTTCCTGACCAAGGGCGACGACATCTACTGCGCTCCCTGCCACGACAAGAAGTTTGCCAAGAAATGCTTCTGCTGCAAGCAG CCCATCACCTCCGGGGGAATCAGCTACCAGGACCAGCCCTGGCACTCCGAGTGCTTCGTGTGTCACACCTGCCGCAAGGCTCTGGCCGGAGCGCGCTTCACCTCCCACGAGGACAAAGTCTACTGCGTGGACTGCTACAAGACCGACGTGGCCAAGAAGTGCCACGGCTGCAAGAACCCGATCACAG GGTTCGGCCACGGCACCAACGTGGTGAACTACGAGGGCTACTCCTGGCACGAGTACTGCTTCAACTGCAAGAAGTGCAGCCTGTCACTGGCCAACAAGCGCTTCGTCATCAACGGAGATCACATCTACTGCCCCGACTGCGCCAAGAAGCTGTGA
- the LOC114863868 gene encoding aryl-hydrocarbon-interacting protein-like 1 — MEETYLLNYPGVRKKILSGGTGPMPHFPPGTKLVFHFQTLLDNFERTVVDDSRLAGRPAEIFVGKMFKMEVWETLLTSMRVGEVAEFWCDAVHTGLYPIVSKGMRLIAQGKDPLESQRHMCGMGNLFHYHSTGFPELDELMRTPQPLIFIMELLQVGDPMSYYRESWMMEKDEKLQTVPVLHMQGNSLVKQRQFREAASKYKEAVLLLKTVQSREMPGDIDYINLGRMIVPLELNYCQCMLELEEYYEVIEHTTELLEKHKDCVKGYYKRAKAHAAVWNEKEARRDFHMVAQLDVTLASLVHRELKALSERMKEKYWEEREKYWNMLDKKETGREEEEEEEEEEADERASSDCKEEESQPKGEVGGMEDDKGDKEEASSSEAEAGAPDKSQGKDWQQMLRLILLLQSEGSFLIREKRFQEASVKLKEAVEYVDTLQNTVDRRGEDWESLEKVRLPLTLNLSQCMLELKQYQEVVELNSKLLRTHEGNFKAVYQRARAHAALCNEDEARRDLEAVEKLDPKFKPFVRQELKKLCARLRTAHALQNKTYWDTTQEKWGPGGSKAKGGARKKNGKASQKATAHESEADKNSDESQIEREKGTESAAAAAAETERDDDAKGEVGEHSNKVLDGGRESEEGSDNENIECAAVRGDGQGLPDNHTADKDSNPVPTSTGHDNVVCKRSACDKSREKVKCQSNAAAGPSEAGRGISVASDKTGDSGAQSE; from the exons ATGGAAGAGACATACCTTCTGAACTATCCAGGAGTCAGGAAGAAGATTCTGAGTGGAGGCACCGGGCCGATGCCACACTTTCCACCTGGAACCAAG CTGGTGTTCCACTTCCAGACGTTACTGGACAACTTTGAGCGCACGGTGGTGGACGACAGCCGGCTGGCTGGAAGGCCAGCGGAGATATTTGTGGGAAAGATGTTCAAGATGGAAGTGTGGGAGACCCTGCTGACGTCCATGAGGGTCGGCGAGGTGGCCGAGTTCTGGTGTGATGCAGTT cacACAGGGCTGTACCCGATCGTGTCCAAGGGAATGAGACTGATCGCTCAGGGGAAGGACCCCCTGGAGAGCCAGAGACACATGTGTGGCATGGGAAACCTGTTCCACTATCACTCCACCGGCTTCCCAGAGCTGGACGAGCTAATGAGAACTCCACAGCCGCTGATTTTTatcatggagctgctgcag GTGGGAGACCCCATGTCTTACTACAGAGAGTCGTGGATgatggagaaggatgagaagCTGCAGACGGTGCCAGTTCTCCACATGCAGGGCAACTCGCTGGTCAAGCAGAGGCAATTCAGGGAAGCCGCCAGCAAGTACAAAGAGgccgtcctgctgctgaaaaCGGTCCAGtccaga GAGATGCCGGGTGATATAGACTACATTAACTTGGGTCGAATGATCGTCCCCCTGGAGTTGAACTACTGCCAGTGtatgctggagctggaggagtatTATGAAGTTATAGAGCACACGACTGAACTGCTGGAGAAGCACAAAG ACTGTGTGAAGGGCTACTACAAGAGAGCCAAGGCTCATGCTGCTGTGTGGAATGAAAAGGAGGCCCGGAGAGACTTCCACATGGTGGCCCAGCTGGACGTCACTCTGGCCTCCCTGGTGCATCGAGAGCTGAAGGCGCTGTCGGAGCGCATGAAGGAGAAATactgggaggagagggagaagtaCTGGAACATGCTGGACAAGAAGGAAActggaagggaggaggaggaggaggaggaggaggaggaagccgatGAACGCGCGAGCAGCGACTGTAAAGAGGAAGAATCTCAACCTAAAGGTGAAGTTGGAGGGATGGAGGACGACAAAGGCGACAAAGAGGAAGCGAGCTCGTCTGAGGCCGAGGCCGGCGCTCCGGACAAAAGCCAAGGGAAGGACTGGCAGCAGATGCTGCGgctgatcctgctgctgcagagcgaaGGGAGCTTCCTCATCAGAGAGAAACGCTTCCAGGAGGCGTCTGTAAAgttgaaggaggccgtggaataTGTGGACACCCTTCAGAATACG GTGGATCGACGAGGCGAAGACTGGGAGTCGCTGGAGAAGGTGCGCCTCCCGCTCACTCTCAACCTCAGCCAGTGCATGCTGGAGCTGAAACAgtaccaggaagtggtggagcTCAACTCCAAGCTGCTGAGGACGCATGAGG GCAACTTTAAGGCCGTGTACCAGCGAGCGCGAGCGCACGCCGCTTTGTGCAACGAGGACGAAGCTCGGAGGGACTTGGAAGCGGTGGAGAAGTTGGACCCGAAGTTCAAACCCTTCGTCCGGCAGGAGTTGAAAAAGCTCTGCGCCCGCCTCCGCACTGCGCacgccctgcagaacaagactTACTGGGACACGACGCAGGAGAAGTGGGGCCCCGGCGGAAGCAAGGCCAAGGGGGGTGCGAGAAAGAAGAATGGGAAGGCTTCCCAGAAAGCCACCGCACATGAAAGTGAAGCCGACAAGAACTCAGATGAGAGTCAGATAGAACGGGAGAAAGGCACagagagcgctgctgctgctgccgctgagacagagagagacgaTGATGCAAAAGGAGAGGTGGGAGAGCACAGTAATAAAGTCCTGGAcggtgggagagagagtgaagagGGGTCAGATAATGAGAATATAGAGTGTGCTGCGGTTCGCGGGGACGGGCAGGGTCTACCAGATAATCACACCGCAGATAAAGATAGCAATCCGGTGCCCACCAGCACCGGCCACGATAATGTAGTGTGCAAGAGATCAGCATGCGATAAGAGCCGGGAGAAGGTCAAATGCCAATCAAATGCAGCAGCGGGCCCCAGCGAAGCAGGCCGGGGGATCAGCGTCGCCAGCGATAAGACAGGAGACAGTGGAGCGCAATCAGAGTAG